One genomic region from Candidatus Afararchaeum irisae encodes:
- a CDS encoding HNH endonuclease family protein translates to MSSSIRRLLALGRVANVLPVLMASQMRFGDDDPEKMAEIVRACETLVFRMYAVDGRRSDTGRGKLVSLAHSVYSDDSYPYENVIDRLRSITRRYVDDDRFERQLRDPEFYETMSSRDIKYLFYHYGRSLDIDWGENPKRDLQTILSADFEVEHILARNLSREDIPESLRDDFEDNIHRLGNLTVASRYWNSSYGDLPFEKKKTSSEDGEKAYASSTLRVQQVLTEYGSFGREEIEEREDRVVNYALEEWSIDPKGGLRDADEGRELPDGFFKDLSDLQEAFLRVLLEEDGWSLNEEIRQRIEQKHGLRVSDRGQALAGITSGFTRKYGNDFTWRELLDYRHPDDQFEFRLSPNSGYIEELREKLL, encoded by the coding sequence TTGTCTTCCAGTATCAGACGTCTTCTCGCGCTCGGTCGGGTCGCTAACGTGCTTCCGGTTCTGATGGCATCCCAGATGAGGTTCGGAGATGATGATCCCGAAAAGATGGCGGAGATCGTTCGAGCGTGTGAAACTCTCGTCTTTCGTATGTACGCTGTCGACGGCAGGCGGTCAGACACAGGACGCGGAAAGCTCGTTAGTCTCGCACACTCGGTCTATTCAGATGACTCGTACCCGTATGAAAATGTGATCGACCGTCTTAGATCCATCACTCGAAGATACGTCGACGACGATAGGTTTGAGCGTCAACTCCGTGATCCCGAGTTCTACGAAACCATGTCTAGCAGGGACATCAAGTATCTCTTCTACCATTACGGACGCAGTCTCGACATAGACTGGGGCGAGAACCCAAAGCGCGATCTCCAGACCATCCTCTCGGCTGACTTTGAGGTCGAACATATTCTCGCCCGCAACCTAAGCCGTGAGGATATACCTGAGAGTCTGAGAGACGACTTCGAGGACAACATACACCGGCTTGGGAATCTCACAGTCGCAAGCAGATACTGGAACAGTTCCTACGGTGACCTGCCCTTCGAGAAGAAAAAGACTTCCTCGGAAGATGGAGAGAAGGCATATGCCTCGTCAACCCTGAGAGTCCAACAGGTACTCACGGAGTACGGTAGCTTCGGACGCGAGGAAATCGAAGAAAGAGAAGACAGAGTAGTAAATTACGCTCTCGAAGAATGGAGTATAGACCCCAAAGGAGGTCTGAGAGACGCAGACGAGGGACGTGAATTACCCGACGGTTTCTTCAAGGATCTATCTGACCTACAGGAAGCCTTCTTACGTGTCCTCCTCGAAGAAGACGGCTGGAGCCTGAATGAGGAGATACGCCAGAGGATAGAGCAAAAACACGGTCTTCGCGTGTCGGATCGAGGACAGGCTCTCGCAGGTATTACATCCGGATTTACACGTAAGTACGGCAACGACTTCACGTGGAGAGAGTTGCTCGATTACCGACATCCTGACGATCAGTTTGAGTTCCGTCTGAGCCCCAACTCGGGATACATAGAAGAGCTAAGAGAGAAACTCCTCTAA
- a CDS encoding DUF262 domain-containing protein: METRTETLSSLFKDGLFDIPSYQRSYSWERSQLEDLIDDLRYLPDDSTHFFGNVILDRHDDQYKTDRGRRLNRYDVVDGQQRLTTALILLDVATRYDDVVAETVEKDRLIFPVDRRPRLMPQDQDKEFFRDSLFGSSSLEPETPSQKRLERARDFFESEFEGLPEDVTVKDLSERLRYDCTLNVVEIDEASEAASVFESLNDRGKPLSSLDKTKSFLMYMDDRSGDDGGLEERIRQRFGSIYHELFVLTNGHDRVSEFTEDSVQRFHWGIYDGYDPDEYFSSLDSLKSRLREKYRSGEHDAVQDEIDEYTRNLREASSAFASLFRPSQRPGGVETRLILKDKRT; this comes from the coding sequence ATGGAAACGCGAACGGAGACACTGTCGTCGCTCTTCAAAGACGGTCTCTTCGACATTCCCTCTTATCAGAGAAGCTACTCGTGGGAGAGATCTCAGTTAGAGGATCTGATCGACGACCTGCGTTATCTCCCCGATGACTCCACGCATTTCTTCGGAAATGTCATACTCGACAGACACGACGATCAGTATAAAACTGACAGGGGTCGTCGCCTGAACAGGTACGATGTCGTCGACGGTCAACAACGTCTCACGACGGCACTCATACTTCTCGACGTAGCGACACGGTACGACGATGTAGTCGCAGAGACCGTCGAAAAGGACAGACTCATATTCCCGGTTGACAGACGACCCCGTCTCATGCCACAGGATCAAGATAAGGAGTTCTTCCGTGACAGTCTCTTTGGGAGTTCGAGTTTAGAGCCCGAGACACCGTCACAGAAACGTCTGGAGCGTGCTCGCGATTTCTTCGAGTCGGAGTTCGAGGGTCTTCCGGAGGACGTTACTGTCAAGGATCTTTCGGAGAGGCTAAGGTACGACTGCACCCTCAACGTCGTCGAGATAGACGAAGCCTCAGAAGCCGCGTCTGTCTTCGAGAGCTTAAACGACCGGGGAAAGCCCCTCTCCTCTCTCGACAAGACGAAGAGCTTCCTGATGTATATGGACGACCGTTCGGGAGATGATGGTGGGTTGGAAGAGAGGATAAGACAGAGATTCGGAAGTATCTACCACGAACTCTTCGTACTGACGAATGGACACGACAGAGTCAGCGAGTTTACCGAGGACAGCGTACAGCGTTTCCACTGGGGGATCTACGACGGGTATGATCCCGACGAGTACTTCTCCAGTCTTGACAGTCTCAAGTCACGTCTCAGGGAGAAGTACCGCAGTGGAGAACACGACGCAGTACAGGACGAAATTGACGAGTATACTCGTAACCTGCGTGAAGCGTCTTCCGCATTTGCTTCTCTCTTCCGTCCTTCACAGCGTCCCGGAGGTGTTGAGACCCGGCTCATACTGAAGGACAAAAGAACGTGA
- a CDS encoding PUA domain-containing protein gives MANLETAKTIADYQFGRKAGDILFSDDSEFTTSKSGRIRQVKEGGERIATLKNDGKFTLSFEGAQRLHEAFEPPKLRVRFGDESIPYLEDGRNGFAKFVTDVDDEIRARDEVLVTGPDDELVTTGRAELSAVEMRDFDSGVAVLVRS, from the coding sequence ATGGCTAACCTCGAGACGGCGAAGACGATAGCCGACTACCAGTTCGGCAGGAAAGCGGGAGACATCCTCTTCTCCGACGACTCCGAGTTCACGACGTCGAAGAGCGGACGTATACGCCAGGTCAAGGAAGGCGGTGAGAGGATAGCGACTCTCAAGAACGACGGAAAGTTCACACTCAGCTTCGAGGGTGCCCAGAGACTCCACGAGGCTTTCGAACCGCCGAAGCTACGTGTCAGATTCGGAGACGAGAGCATTCCGTACCTCGAAGACGGCAGAAACGGATTCGCGAAGTTCGTGACCGACGTCGACGACGAGATAAGGGCGCGCGATGAAGTTCTGGTCACAGGACCCGACGATGAACTCGTGACCACGGGACGCGCCGAGCTCTCGGCGGTCGAGATGCGTGACTTCGACAGCGGTGTCGCTGTTCTGGTTAGGTCTTGA